In one Juglans regia cultivar Chandler chromosome 11, Walnut 2.0, whole genome shotgun sequence genomic region, the following are encoded:
- the LOC108998900 gene encoding protein DETOXIFICATION 16-like isoform X1, with product MEEKRSSLESPLIPIAQGKALESRKGFNKEDIIAEVKKQLWLAGPLVLVNLLVNGLQVISIMFVGHLGELALAGASMASSFASVTGFSLLIGMSSALDTFCGQSYGAKQYHMLGIHMQRAMLVLLLVCIPLALIWANAGHILVFLGQDPEISAEAGLYARFMIPCIFAFAILQCHVRFLKTQSMVAPMVVSTGVTTLSHILICWILVFKSGLGNKGAALANAISYWINALSLIIYVRISPSCKKTWNGFSKEAFRGILEFLKLSIPSAVMISFEIWSFEMMVLLSGLLPNPKLETSVLAISLNTCSLVYMIPLGLNGAASTRVSNELGAGRPQAARLAVRVAVAMVATEGILAATIMIVGRNVWGYCYSKEEEVVRYVAEMLILIAVSHFFDGLQSVFSGTAAGCGWQKIGAVVNLGAYYVVGIPTSIILAFVFHFGGKGLWAGIIVALFVQALSLAIITLCTDWEKEVKKADDRVHNAMTASES from the exons atggaagaaaaaaggtCAAGTCTTGAGTCACCATTGATTCCAATAGCACAAGGAAAGGCATTAGAATCTAGAAAGGGATTCAACAAAGAGGATATTATAGCAGAGGTGAAGAAGCAGCTGTGGTTAGCAGGGCCACTTGTGCTGGTTAATCTCCTGGTGAACGGTTTGCAGGTGATCTCAATCATGTTTGTGGGTCATCTTGGAGAGCTAGCTCTTGCTGGTGCTTCCATGGCCAGTTCTTTTGCATCAGTAACTGGTTTCAGCTTGTTG ATTGGAATGTCAAGTGCATTAGACACATTCTGTGGTCAGTCCTACGGTGCAAAACAGTATCACATGCTTGGTATACACATGCAGAGGGCTATGCTTGTTCTTCTACTGGTCTGCATTCCCCTTGCCCTTATATGGGCCAATGCCGGCCACATCCTTGTATTCTTGGGACAAGATCCAGAAATCTCAGCTGAAGCCGGTCTTTATGCTCGGTTCATGATACCTTGCATTTTTGCTTTTGCGATCCTTCAGTGTCATGTTAGATTCTTAAAAACCCAAAGTATGGTAGCTCCCATGGTGGTTAGCACTGGAGTTACAACATTATCTCATATACTCATTTGTTGGATTCTGGTATTTAAGTCCGGCCTTGGAAATAAGGGCGCGGCTCTGGCAAATGCCATATCTTATTGGATCAATGCATTGTCATTGATAATTTATGTTCGAATATCTCCCTCCTGTAAGAAGACATGGAATGGATTTTCAAAAGAAGCATTTCGTGGGATTCTTGAGTTTCTAAAACTGTCCATTCCCTCGGCTGTAATGATCAG CTTCGAAATCTGGTCATTTGAAATGATGGTTCTTTTATCTGGTCTTCTACCTAACCCAAAGCTTGAAACATCAGTGCTGGCAATCAG CCTTAACACATGTTCGTTGGTTTATATGATACCCCTCGGGCTCAATGGTGCAGCAAG CACAAGAGTCTCAAATGAGCTGGGTGCTGGGAGACCGCAAGCAGCTCGCCTAGCAGTACGTGTTGCTGTAGCAATGGTTGCTACAGAGGGCATCCTGGCAGCCACTATCATGATAGTGGGACGTAATGTTTGGGGCTACTGTTACAGCAAGGAAGAAGAAGTAGTAAGATATGTGGCAGAAATGTTGATCTTGATTGCAGTCTCCCACTTTTTTGATGGTCTTCAATCTGTGTTTTCAG GCACTGCAGCAGGGTGTGGATGGCAGAAAATAGGGGCTGTTGTTAATCTAGGAGCTTATTATGTTGTGGGCATTCCCACTTCTATCATATTAGCTTTTGTCTTCCATTTTGGTGGAAAG GGACTGTGGGCGGGAATTATAGTGGCATTGTTTGTGCAAGCATTGTCCTTGGCGATAATAACTCTATGCACTGATTGGGAGAAAGAA GTGAAGAAAGCTGATGATAGAGTACATAATGCAATGACCGCGTCAGAGTCTTGA
- the LOC108998900 gene encoding protein DETOXIFICATION 16-like isoform X2: protein MEEKRSSLESPLIPIAQGKALESRKGFNKEDIIAEVKKQLWLAGPLVLVNLLVNGLQVISIMFVGHLGELALAGASMASSFASVTGFSLLIGMSSALDTFCGQSYGAKQYHMLGIHMQRAMLVLLLVCIPLALIWANAGHILVFLGQDPEISAEAGLYARFMIPCIFAFAILQCHVRFLKTQSMVAPMVVSTGVTTLSHILICWILVFKSGLGNKGAALANAISYWINALSLIIYVRISPSCKKTWNGFSKEAFRGILEFLKLSIPSAVMISFEIWSFEMMVLLSGLLPNPKLETSVLAISTRVSNELGAGRPQAARLAVRVAVAMVATEGILAATIMIVGRNVWGYCYSKEEEVVRYVAEMLILIAVSHFFDGLQSVFSGTAAGCGWQKIGAVVNLGAYYVVGIPTSIILAFVFHFGGKGLWAGIIVALFVQALSLAIITLCTDWEKEVKKADDRVHNAMTASES from the exons atggaagaaaaaaggtCAAGTCTTGAGTCACCATTGATTCCAATAGCACAAGGAAAGGCATTAGAATCTAGAAAGGGATTCAACAAAGAGGATATTATAGCAGAGGTGAAGAAGCAGCTGTGGTTAGCAGGGCCACTTGTGCTGGTTAATCTCCTGGTGAACGGTTTGCAGGTGATCTCAATCATGTTTGTGGGTCATCTTGGAGAGCTAGCTCTTGCTGGTGCTTCCATGGCCAGTTCTTTTGCATCAGTAACTGGTTTCAGCTTGTTG ATTGGAATGTCAAGTGCATTAGACACATTCTGTGGTCAGTCCTACGGTGCAAAACAGTATCACATGCTTGGTATACACATGCAGAGGGCTATGCTTGTTCTTCTACTGGTCTGCATTCCCCTTGCCCTTATATGGGCCAATGCCGGCCACATCCTTGTATTCTTGGGACAAGATCCAGAAATCTCAGCTGAAGCCGGTCTTTATGCTCGGTTCATGATACCTTGCATTTTTGCTTTTGCGATCCTTCAGTGTCATGTTAGATTCTTAAAAACCCAAAGTATGGTAGCTCCCATGGTGGTTAGCACTGGAGTTACAACATTATCTCATATACTCATTTGTTGGATTCTGGTATTTAAGTCCGGCCTTGGAAATAAGGGCGCGGCTCTGGCAAATGCCATATCTTATTGGATCAATGCATTGTCATTGATAATTTATGTTCGAATATCTCCCTCCTGTAAGAAGACATGGAATGGATTTTCAAAAGAAGCATTTCGTGGGATTCTTGAGTTTCTAAAACTGTCCATTCCCTCGGCTGTAATGATCAG CTTCGAAATCTGGTCATTTGAAATGATGGTTCTTTTATCTGGTCTTCTACCTAACCCAAAGCTTGAAACATCAGTGCTGGCAATCAG CACAAGAGTCTCAAATGAGCTGGGTGCTGGGAGACCGCAAGCAGCTCGCCTAGCAGTACGTGTTGCTGTAGCAATGGTTGCTACAGAGGGCATCCTGGCAGCCACTATCATGATAGTGGGACGTAATGTTTGGGGCTACTGTTACAGCAAGGAAGAAGAAGTAGTAAGATATGTGGCAGAAATGTTGATCTTGATTGCAGTCTCCCACTTTTTTGATGGTCTTCAATCTGTGTTTTCAG GCACTGCAGCAGGGTGTGGATGGCAGAAAATAGGGGCTGTTGTTAATCTAGGAGCTTATTATGTTGTGGGCATTCCCACTTCTATCATATTAGCTTTTGTCTTCCATTTTGGTGGAAAG GGACTGTGGGCGGGAATTATAGTGGCATTGTTTGTGCAAGCATTGTCCTTGGCGATAATAACTCTATGCACTGATTGGGAGAAAGAA GTGAAGAAAGCTGATGATAGAGTACATAATGCAATGACCGCGTCAGAGTCTTGA